In one Neobacillus sp. CF12 genomic region, the following are encoded:
- a CDS encoding CoA transferase subunit A: protein MAGKGKRITEFNEAIQDIQDGATIIVGGFGLSGIPENLILALVEKGTKDLTIVSNNCGVDDWGLGLLLANKQIKKMVASYVGENKIFEKQFLSEELEVELVPQGTLAERIRAGGAGIPGFYTPTGVGTQIAEGKELRHFNGRPHILEKGIIGDFAFVKAWRGDLLGNLVYRKTARNFNPLAATAGRVTIAEVEQMVEVGNLDPDEIHTPGIYVQRILEGKNYVKRIERRTVIPTKITIEG from the coding sequence TTGGCTGGTAAAGGTAAGAGAATCACAGAGTTTAATGAAGCGATTCAAGATATTCAAGATGGTGCAACCATCATTGTTGGCGGGTTCGGACTATCGGGAATTCCCGAGAATCTGATCCTGGCGTTAGTGGAAAAGGGTACAAAGGACTTAACGATTGTTAGTAACAATTGTGGGGTCGATGATTGGGGACTGGGTCTTCTCCTGGCAAATAAGCAGATTAAGAAAATGGTAGCAAGCTATGTGGGGGAGAACAAGATCTTTGAAAAGCAATTTTTAAGTGAAGAATTGGAAGTAGAGCTTGTTCCCCAGGGGACACTGGCTGAAAGAATTCGGGCAGGAGGAGCTGGCATCCCTGGATTCTATACGCCGACCGGCGTTGGTACCCAGATTGCGGAGGGCAAAGAACTTCGACATTTTAATGGGAGACCACATATTCTTGAAAAAGGGATTATAGGTGATTTTGCATTTGTGAAGGCATGGAGAGGCGACTTGTTAGGAAATCTAGTTTACCGGAAAACAGCGCGCAATTTTAATCCACTCGCTGCAACGGCAGGAAGGGTTACAATTGCAGAGGTGGAGCAAATGGTTGAAGTGGGTAATCTTGATCCGGATGAGATTCATACTCCTGGGATTTATGTCCAAAGGATATTGGAAGGAAAGAATTATGTGAAAAGAATTGAACGCCGTACCGTCATACCTACTAAAATCACCATTGAAGGGTAA
- a CDS encoding 3-oxoacid CoA-transferase subunit B, whose translation MMDTRTKIIKRAVQEIQNGMNVNLGIGIPTLLANEIPSDVHVLLQSENGLLGIGPYPVEGMEDPDLINAGKETVTAVIGGSFFDSAESFAMIRGGHIDLAILGGMEVSEQGDLANWMIPGKMIKGMGGAMDLVHGAKRVVVIMEHTNKYNESKIKNSCTLPLTGQKVVHRLITDLAVFDFTTEGMILMETQEGVTINEVIEKTEASFTISPNLYCVKGIYKRLR comes from the coding sequence GTGATGGATACCAGGACAAAAATCATTAAGCGTGCGGTTCAAGAGATTCAAAATGGAATGAATGTAAATCTGGGAATTGGAATACCTACGTTACTCGCGAACGAAATCCCGAGTGATGTTCATGTATTATTACAATCAGAAAATGGCTTGCTTGGGATCGGACCATATCCGGTTGAAGGGATGGAGGACCCTGACCTTATAAACGCAGGGAAGGAAACGGTTACTGCTGTAATCGGTGGATCGTTCTTTGATAGTGCAGAGTCTTTTGCCATGATTCGAGGAGGACATATTGATTTGGCCATCCTTGGTGGTATGGAGGTATCTGAACAAGGGGACTTGGCAAATTGGATGATCCCTGGAAAAATGATCAAGGGTATGGGAGGAGCGATGGATCTTGTCCATGGTGCCAAAAGAGTTGTCGTCATAATGGAACACACCAATAAATACAATGAATCGAAGATCAAAAATAGTTGTACTCTTCCATTGACGGGGCAAAAGGTTGTCCATCGATTGATTACGGATTTGGCTGTGTTCGATTTTACAACTGAGGGCATGATTCTTATGGAAACTCAAGAAGGTGTTACAATTAATGAAGTTATTGAAAAGACGGAGGCTTCCTTTACAATCAGTCCTAATCTGTATTGTGTTAAAGGGATCTACAAAAGGCTTCGATAA
- a CDS encoding LysR family transcriptional regulator, with amino-acid sequence MNIEQFLYIVEVAKYNSLSIAAQNLHVTQSTISQSITNLENELGLKILKRSRGHGAVPTDEGRIILKLAYEVQKKLDEIKETANFLTSTEFGELKISSLPGLMTFLVKAIAAFSHDYPHVNLEVAEKSGSTVIEDVRQHKTDFGLITYSTDLNVNMEGIAFEALIEGKQKVYVSKHSPLAFLGTITPNDILDQTLVTYNGEFMQYFVQDFFNKYKPLKILFTSNNMDGVLQAVRENLAISFAPDFVMKNYPSVINGDIIPVDMVNHSTVNISLGLVRSENKHLSNFANKYIHYLKSEIIKS; translated from the coding sequence ATGAACATTGAACAATTCCTCTATATTGTTGAAGTAGCAAAATACAATTCTCTATCTATAGCAGCACAGAATCTTCATGTGACTCAATCCACGATCAGCCAGTCTATTACCAACCTAGAAAATGAGTTAGGGCTTAAGATTCTTAAACGTTCGCGGGGACACGGTGCTGTCCCAACCGATGAAGGCAGAATTATTCTAAAGCTTGCCTACGAAGTACAGAAAAAACTTGATGAAATAAAAGAGACAGCCAATTTTCTTACTTCGACTGAATTTGGGGAACTAAAAATATCTTCATTACCAGGATTGATGACTTTCCTAGTAAAAGCTATAGCTGCGTTTAGTCATGATTATCCACATGTAAATTTAGAGGTTGCAGAAAAAAGTGGCTCTACTGTAATTGAAGATGTTCGACAACATAAAACTGATTTCGGTCTAATTACATATTCAACGGATTTGAACGTAAACATGGAAGGAATAGCTTTTGAAGCACTCATTGAAGGGAAGCAGAAAGTATATGTTTCAAAGCATTCACCTTTAGCATTCTTAGGTACCATAACTCCAAATGATATACTTGATCAAACTCTCGTCACTTATAATGGTGAATTTATGCAGTATTTTGTGCAAGATTTCTTTAACAAATATAAGCCCTTGAAAATATTATTCACATCCAATAATATGGATGGTGTTCTCCAGGCCGTCAGAGAAAATCTGGCCATTTCATTTGCTCCTGATTTCGTAATGAAAAATTACCCCTCTGTCATTAATGGTGATATTATTCCGGTTGATATGGTGAACCATAGCACTGTAAATATTTCTTTAGGGTTAGTTCGATCGGAAAATAAACATTTATCCAATTTTGCCAACAAATATATTCATTATCTAAAATCTGAAATTATTAAAAGTTAA
- a CDS encoding SDR family NAD(P)-dependent oxidoreductase: protein MSLIQLFDLTGQTAIVTGGGSGLGRVMALALAEAGANVVVCSRRIEVCEEVVKEIRALGRQALALAVDVTNPESVVQGLEKAVSQFGKIGILVNSSGTVFETPATEMPLKQWQAMLDTNVTGTFLMCQAVGKHMIENAYGKIINISSSIGFKGVDPEAVDSVGYTTSKGAVMTLTKDLAVKWGRHGVYVNSIAPGVFTTGMNNPEIPGTLVHKAGPFIASQVPVRRLGSDNDLVGALLYFASAASNYCTGQILVLDGGLGAK from the coding sequence ATGTCATTAATACAATTGTTTGATTTAACAGGACAGACAGCAATCGTTACCGGTGGCGGAAGCGGGCTAGGGCGTGTAATGGCACTGGCTTTGGCAGAGGCAGGTGCAAACGTTGTAGTCTGTTCACGTCGTATAGAGGTTTGCGAAGAAGTTGTGAAAGAAATAAGAGCACTTGGAAGACAAGCACTTGCTCTTGCGGTGGATGTAACAAATCCTGAATCTGTTGTTCAAGGTTTGGAGAAAGCGGTTTCTCAATTTGGGAAAATTGGAATTTTAGTCAACAGCAGCGGAACGGTTTTTGAAACTCCTGCTACTGAAATGCCCTTAAAACAATGGCAAGCTATGCTTGATACAAATGTGACTGGTACATTCTTGATGTGTCAGGCTGTAGGAAAGCACATGATTGAAAACGCATACGGAAAAATCATTAACATTTCTTCTAGTATTGGTTTTAAAGGCGTTGATCCAGAAGCAGTAGATTCTGTAGGGTATACAACAAGTAAGGGTGCAGTTATGACTTTGACAAAGGATCTTGCAGTTAAGTGGGGTCGTCATGGAGTGTATGTGAATTCTATCGCTCCTGGAGTTTTCACTACTGGAATGAATAACCCAGAAATACCGGGAACACTTGTACACAAAGCAGGTCCTTTCATTGCTTCCCAAGTTCCAGTTAGAAGGTTAGGAAGTGATAATGACTTAGTAGGTGCGCTCCTTTACTTTGCTTCAGCAGCATCTAATTATTGTACCGGACAAATATTGGTTCTTGATGGGGGACTTGGGGCTAAGTAA